In Aureibaculum algae, the following are encoded in one genomic region:
- a CDS encoding lipoprotein N-acyltransferase Lnb domain-containing protein, with protein MKRSIIFILFLLFIVNGFSQQITLSDQAEISVITVDPGHNLYDTFGHSAFRVRDKVLRMDLAFNYGIFDYNTPNFYGKFAQGKLLYDLAAYPFSYFYRSYTEENRTIREQVLNLSLSEKQAFFDFLQNNAKPENKSYLYDFFYDNCATRLKDVAQNVLQEKVVFQTNFIEGKDETLRSLIHQYAQKKHPWGTFGIDLALGSIIDKKATPKDYLFLPDNIYNTYAESTINGQPIVKKTNVLFKAKDKETNGFKYFTPTIVFSLIALLVIWITYHDHKKQKRSKVLDFTLFFVTGLIGVVVLLLWFATDHSATKDNYNFLWAFMPNIFVAFVLLKKEIPNWVKKYILLVLVLLALTVVLWILQFQIFAMAIIPLLILLAVRYIFIYYVVKKQQ; from the coding sequence GTGAAAAGAAGTATTATTTTTATTTTATTCTTGCTATTTATCGTTAATGGTTTTTCTCAACAGATCACCTTATCTGACCAAGCTGAAATAAGTGTGATAACAGTTGACCCAGGTCATAATCTTTACGATACTTTTGGACATAGTGCTTTTAGAGTTAGAGACAAAGTACTAAGAATGGATCTTGCTTTTAATTATGGTATATTCGATTACAATACTCCAAATTTTTATGGAAAATTTGCTCAAGGGAAATTATTATATGATCTCGCGGCATATCCATTTTCATATTTTTACAGAAGTTATACGGAAGAAAACAGAACTATTAGAGAGCAGGTTTTAAATTTATCACTATCAGAAAAACAAGCATTTTTTGATTTTTTACAAAACAATGCAAAACCTGAGAATAAATCCTATTTATATGATTTCTTTTATGATAATTGTGCCACACGATTAAAAGATGTGGCTCAAAATGTACTTCAAGAAAAAGTGGTGTTTCAGACTAACTTTATAGAAGGCAAGGACGAAACCTTACGTAGCTTAATCCACCAGTACGCTCAAAAAAAACATCCGTGGGGTACTTTTGGAATTGATTTAGCCTTAGGTTCTATAATTGATAAAAAGGCCACACCTAAAGATTATCTTTTTTTACCTGATAATATTTACAATACGTATGCGGAAAGCACTATTAATGGTCAACCAATTGTTAAGAAAACTAACGTTTTATTTAAAGCAAAAGATAAGGAAACTAATGGGTTTAAATATTTTACACCTACAATAGTATTCTCTTTAATTGCATTATTGGTTATTTGGATTACCTATCATGATCATAAGAAGCAAAAACGTAGTAAAGTATTAGATTTTACCCTGTTTTTTGTCACGGGACTCATAGGTGTTGTCGTATTATTACTATGGTTTGCAACTGACCATTCAGCAACTAAAGATAACTATAATTTTTTATGGGCATTTATGCCTAATATATTTGTTGCCTTTGTTTTGTTAAAAAAGGAGATTCCAAATTGGGTTAAAAAGTATATACTTTTAGTACTAGTACTTTTGGCTTTAACAGTAGTATTATGGATTCTACAATTTCAGATATTTGCTATGGCTATAATTCCTTTATTAATTTTATTGGCTGTACGATATATCTTCATCTATTATGTTGTTAAAAAGCAGCAATAA